The Methanolacinia petrolearia DSM 11571 genome has a segment encoding these proteins:
- the uvrA gene encoding excinuclease ABC subunit UvrA, giving the protein MDRIIIRGAREHNLKNITVSLPRDELIVITGVSGSGKSTLAFDTIYAEGQRRYVESLSAYARQFLGLMNKPDVDSIDGLSPAISIEQKTTSKNPRSTVGTVTEIYDYLRLLFARIGVPYCPEHNIRIESQSADRIAGAVNAEFSGMVNILSPVIRQKKGTYQQLLKDLNADGFTRARVDDNIVRTDDEVSLERYVKHDIEIVVDRLDPAEERSRLVEALETAIERSGGLVIIQGDESEKIFSSKMACPICGIGFEELQPRMFSFNSPFGACEECNGLGIKMDFDPDLIIPDRSKSLSDGAVATYRNFLDGYRVQYLAAVAKHFGFDIFTPISELSDEQYNALMFGSNDKIRFDMRAKGGDAYWSHNGRWEGLLPQAERLYGQTKSEYRKKELEKFMRISECPSCKGKRLKDKVLAVRINENSIVDVTDMPVTRCLEFFENLELTDKEREIAKQILKEIRSRLVFLEQVGLGYLTLSRNAGTLSGGEAQRIRLATQIGSNLTGILYVLDEPSIGLHQRDNHKLIETLQKLRDLGNTLVVVEHDEDTIRQADYVLDMGPGAGIHGGFVVAEGTPGEISDNPKSITGQYLSGVEEIKVPSKRREFKNSVRIYGCTQNNLKSVDAKIPLGLFTVVTGVSGSGKSTLIYDTLYRALVKELYKSKTSPGSYREMVFDEKIDKVIVIDQSPIGRTPRSNPATYTKVFDEIRKVFAETKEAKIRGYKPGRFSFNVKGGRCEACGGEGLIKIEMNFLPDVYVECEECKGTRFNSETLEVKYKGKSIAEVLDMTVEEAYELFENIPSIRSRLGTLCRVGLGYIKLGQSSTTLSGGEAQRIKLTRELSKRATGNTIYLLDEPTTGLHFHDVRKLIEVLDSLVEKGNTVVVIEHNLDVIKSADYIIDLGPEGGDGGGEIIAEGTPEEVAESGISYTGKFLIPLLKKGK; this is encoded by the coding sequence ATGGATCGAATCATTATTCGCGGGGCGAGGGAGCATAATCTCAAAAATATCACCGTTTCGCTCCCCCGTGATGAATTAATAGTAATTACAGGGGTTTCGGGCAGCGGGAAGTCTACACTTGCGTTCGACACGATATATGCCGAAGGGCAGAGAAGATATGTCGAATCGCTCTCCGCCTACGCCCGCCAGTTCCTCGGGCTGATGAACAAGCCGGACGTCGATTCCATCGACGGACTTTCCCCTGCGATATCAATAGAGCAGAAGACCACTTCAAAGAATCCGAGGAGTACTGTCGGAACGGTCACAGAAATTTACGATTATCTCCGTCTTCTTTTTGCAAGGATCGGTGTGCCATACTGCCCGGAGCATAACATAAGGATCGAATCCCAGTCTGCGGACAGGATCGCCGGCGCGGTAAATGCCGAATTTTCAGGGATGGTGAACATACTCTCGCCGGTTATAAGGCAGAAAAAGGGAACATACCAACAGCTCCTAAAGGACCTGAATGCAGATGGATTTACCCGGGCGAGGGTAGACGACAATATCGTCCGGACCGATGATGAGGTATCTCTTGAACGATATGTCAAGCATGATATAGAGATAGTGGTCGATCGCCTCGATCCTGCTGAAGAGCGTAGCAGGCTTGTCGAAGCACTGGAGACTGCGATAGAGAGATCCGGCGGCCTCGTGATAATCCAGGGCGACGAATCCGAGAAGATATTCTCATCAAAGATGGCCTGCCCCATATGCGGAATAGGGTTCGAGGAGCTCCAGCCGAGGATGTTCTCGTTCAACAGTCCGTTCGGTGCATGCGAGGAGTGCAACGGCCTCGGAATAAAGATGGACTTCGATCCCGACCTGATAATTCCTGACAGGAGTAAATCGCTGTCTGATGGTGCTGTCGCAACGTACAGGAACTTCCTTGACGGGTACAGGGTCCAGTATCTTGCGGCGGTTGCGAAGCATTTCGGGTTCGATATCTTCACCCCGATCTCTGAGCTTTCCGACGAACAATATAATGCACTGATGTTCGGTTCGAACGATAAGATTAGGTTCGACATGAGAGCGAAGGGTGGAGATGCCTACTGGTCGCACAACGGTAGATGGGAGGGCCTTCTCCCGCAGGCCGAGCGGCTCTACGGTCAGACGAAATCCGAGTACAGGAAGAAAGAGCTCGAGAAGTTTATGCGGATATCCGAGTGCCCTTCATGTAAGGGAAAAAGGCTCAAAGACAAGGTTCTTGCAGTACGCATCAATGAGAATTCAATCGTAGATGTTACCGATATGCCTGTAACCCGGTGTCTTGAATTCTTCGAAAATCTTGAACTGACAGACAAGGAGAGGGAGATCGCAAAACAGATCCTAAAGGAGATCAGGTCGAGGCTTGTCTTCCTCGAACAGGTGGGCCTGGGATATCTTACACTGTCGAGAAATGCGGGTACTCTTTCTGGCGGCGAGGCGCAGAGGATCAGGCTTGCAACACAGATCGGGTCGAACCTGACCGGGATCCTGTACGTGCTCGATGAGCCATCGATCGGTCTTCACCAGAGGGACAACCACAAGCTGATCGAGACTTTACAGAAGCTCCGCGATCTCGGGAATACGCTTGTTGTGGTCGAGCATGACGAGGATACGATCCGACAGGCTGATTATGTCCTTGATATGGGTCCCGGCGCAGGAATTCACGGGGGATTCGTGGTCGCCGAAGGGACGCCGGGAGAGATATCGGATAACCCGAAGTCAATCACCGGGCAATATCTTTCAGGAGTAGAAGAGATCAAAGTCCCTTCGAAGAGGCGTGAATTCAAGAATTCCGTCAGGATCTATGGCTGTACGCAGAACAACCTGAAATCTGTCGATGCAAAGATACCTCTCGGGCTCTTTACCGTTGTGACAGGAGTCTCCGGCAGCGGGAAGTCCACATTGATCTACGACACCCTTTATCGTGCCCTGGTGAAGGAGCTGTACAAATCGAAGACTTCCCCGGGGTCTTACAGGGAGATGGTCTTCGATGAGAAGATAGACAAGGTGATCGTGATCGACCAGAGCCCGATAGGCAGAACGCCGCGTTCGAACCCGGCGACCTATACGAAGGTATTCGACGAGATAAGAAAGGTGTTCGCTGAGACGAAGGAGGCGAAGATCCGCGGGTACAAACCCGGACGGTTCTCGTTCAATGTCAAGGGCGGACGATGCGAGGCATGCGGCGGAGAGGGCCTGATTAAGATCGAGATGAACTTCCTGCCCGATGTTTATGTAGAATGCGAGGAGTGCAAGGGAACGAGGTTCAACTCAGAGACGCTTGAGGTGAAGTACAAGGGGAAGTCGATCGCCGAAGTTCTTGATATGACGGTCGAAGAGGCATACGAGCTGTTTGAAAACATTCCCTCCATCAGAAGCAGGCTCGGGACACTGTGCCGTGTCGGTCTCGGGTACATAAAACTCGGGCAGAGCTCGACAACACTCTCGGGGGGAGAGGCACAGAGGATAAAGCTCACGAGAGAGCTTTCGAAGCGTGCCACCGGCAATACGATATACCTCCTCGACGAACCGACGACCGGCCTTCATTTCCATGATGTAAGGAAACTTATCGAGGTGCTTGACAGCCTTGTGGAGAAGGGGAATACTGTCGTTGTAATCGAGCATAACCTTGATGTGATAAAATCGGCAGATTATATTATCGACCTCGGCCCCGAAGGAGGTGACGGCGGCGGCGAGATCATTGCAGAAGGAACCCCGGAGGAGGTTGCTGAATCCGGGATTAGCTATACGGGAAAGTTCCTCATCCCGCTGCTGAAAAAAGGGAAATGA
- the uvrC gene encoding excinuclease ABC subunit UvrC gives MNTDSLPDEPGCYIYRDSGGTPVYIGKAKNLKKRVSSYFTGSHDPKTNAMLGVAEDFDYIVTRSETEALILENNLIKRYQPKYNIDLRDSKNYAYIHITGGKFPRIGIARRKGDSGEYFGPFVSAKERDYVLSVVRKIFRLRSCRKLRKRACLRYHMGTCSAPCIGQISEEDYSDLVRKAVSVLKGNNSEIISSLKEEMAGLSAAREFEKAMVVRDQMTAVRHLSERQHIDQKKDTDEDIINYTAREGIMYLMLFSVYKGTLGEKKEFVFDCDEGSFGEFIIQYYAENEPPRELILPEIPDEALEEYLTSVKGMKVRVTVPQKGEKKALLDLVKKNIESLFFGGEAKVERLRKALHLTESPDVIECFDISHLSGTAMVGSMVQFRYGKPDKRNYRRFRIKDVEGIDDFAAIAEVVGRRYSRLVKEEAELPDLIVIDGGKGQLSSALAELEKLDVDIPVISLAKREEEVFIPGLSAPLPLKKNDKASLFLQEIRDEAHRFAISYNRLLRSKEAFDED, from the coding sequence ATGAACACCGACTCTCTTCCCGATGAGCCCGGCTGCTATATATACAGGGATTCCGGGGGAACTCCCGTATATATCGGCAAGGCGAAGAATCTCAAGAAGAGAGTATCGAGCTATTTTACAGGCAGCCACGATCCTAAGACAAATGCAATGCTCGGCGTGGCCGAAGATTTCGACTACATCGTCACCAGAAGCGAGACGGAGGCGCTGATACTCGAGAACAACCTGATCAAGAGATACCAGCCGAAATACAATATCGATCTCAGGGACTCGAAGAATTATGCCTATATCCACATCACCGGCGGAAAGTTCCCGCGGATCGGAATCGCGAGGAGGAAAGGTGATTCCGGGGAATACTTCGGGCCGTTCGTATCCGCAAAGGAGAGGGATTATGTCCTTTCTGTCGTACGAAAGATATTCCGACTGAGATCGTGCAGGAAACTCAGGAAGCGGGCGTGCCTGAGATATCATATGGGAACATGCAGCGCCCCGTGTATCGGGCAGATCAGCGAAGAGGATTATTCGGATCTCGTTCGTAAGGCGGTCTCAGTACTGAAAGGAAATAATTCAGAGATAATCTCTTCTCTTAAGGAGGAGATGGCCGGACTCTCGGCCGCACGGGAATTCGAGAAAGCGATGGTTGTCCGGGACCAGATGACGGCGGTTCGTCACCTCTCTGAAAGACAACATATAGACCAGAAAAAGGATACGGACGAGGATATTATTAATTACACCGCTAGGGAAGGGATCATGTATCTCATGCTCTTCTCCGTCTACAAGGGGACCCTGGGAGAGAAGAAGGAGTTCGTATTCGACTGCGACGAAGGCTCTTTCGGGGAGTTCATAATCCAGTATTATGCAGAGAATGAGCCTCCCCGTGAACTGATCCTTCCGGAGATCCCGGATGAGGCGCTTGAAGAATACCTGACCTCGGTAAAAGGAATGAAGGTCCGGGTAACTGTTCCGCAGAAGGGAGAGAAGAAAGCGCTCCTGGATCTCGTAAAAAAGAATATCGAGTCGCTGTTCTTCGGCGGTGAGGCGAAGGTGGAGAGACTCAGGAAAGCATTGCACCTGACAGAGTCCCCCGATGTTATCGAATGCTTCGATATCTCCCACCTGTCGGGTACAGCGATGGTAGGATCTATGGTGCAATTCCGCTACGGGAAACCGGATAAGCGAAATTACAGGCGGTTCAGGATCAAAGATGTCGAAGGGATCGATGATTTCGCCGCTATCGCCGAGGTAGTCGGGAGAAGGTATTCGCGCCTGGTCAAAGAGGAGGCAGAGCTTCCTGATCTTATCGTAATCGACGGCGGAAAGGGTCAGCTTTCATCAGCTCTTGCAGAACTTGAGAAACTGGATGTGGATATTCCGGTCATCTCTCTTGCAAAGAGGGAGGAAGAGGTGTTTATTCCCGGGCTGTCTGCTCCCCTGCCGCTGAAGAAGAATGATAAGGCTTCGCTCTTCCTCCAGGAGATAAGGGACGAGGCGCACAGGTTCGCAATTTCATATAACAGGCTGCTCAGGTCGAAGGAGGCGTTCGATGAAGACTGA
- the uvrB gene encoding excinuclease ABC subunit UvrB: MKTEKKFKLVSDFAPAGSQPEAIKELDEGLNKGERFQTLLGVTGSGKTFTIANVIEYYQKPVLVLAHNKTLAAQLYNEFKEFFPGNRVEYFVSYYDYYQPESYIPQKDQYIEKDAQINPKIEQMRLAATASLLSRTDVIVVASVSAIYGLGNPENFENLGFELKAGDRIKRNDLLMKLVDILFERNDTELMPGRFRVRGDTIDLIPGYFNNIIRIEMFGDEIERISEVDKNTGDILEPMKYFFVYPARHYVIPEEEKAAAIEAIKAELEERLPLLGPLEAHRLKQRTLYDMEMIEETGSCKGIENYSRHFDRRAEGEKPFCLLDYFPDDFLLVVDESHQTLPQVRGMYNGDRSRKIPLVDYGFRLPSAFDNRPLVFNEFEEYMRHVIFVSATPGIYEEEHSLNVVEQIIRPTGLVDPLVEIRPVRGQMADVLEEIRKTTEKGDRVLITTLTKKLAEELTEFLASKKIKTRYLHSDIKTIERTEIIRELRLGKFDVLVGINLLREGLDIPEVGFIGILDADKEGFLRDSRSLIQIIGRAARNANSYVVLYADNMTDSIKKAVSETERRRNMQLEFNKAHGIVPVTIKKPVREKEIDIKDIKHIPKAEIPNLIIELEADMDAAAEALDFERAIVLRDRIRQLSEEAEEGGGKKKGRRY; encoded by the coding sequence ATGAAGACTGAAAAGAAATTTAAGCTGGTATCTGATTTCGCTCCGGCCGGTTCGCAGCCGGAAGCGATCAAAGAACTCGATGAAGGGCTGAATAAAGGCGAGAGGTTCCAGACCCTTCTCGGGGTTACCGGTTCGGGAAAGACGTTTACCATTGCCAACGTTATCGAGTATTACCAGAAGCCAGTTCTTGTTCTTGCGCACAACAAGACCCTTGCCGCACAGCTCTACAACGAGTTTAAGGAGTTCTTCCCAGGGAACAGGGTGGAATATTTCGTTTCATATTATGATTATTACCAGCCGGAATCGTATATCCCGCAGAAGGACCAGTATATTGAGAAGGATGCGCAGATCAACCCGAAGATCGAGCAGATGAGGCTTGCCGCGACTGCGTCCCTACTGTCGAGAACGGATGTTATCGTTGTCGCCTCCGTCTCGGCGATATACGGTCTCGGCAATCCGGAGAACTTCGAGAATCTCGGGTTCGAGCTTAAGGCCGGTGACCGGATAAAAAGGAACGATCTCCTGATGAAACTTGTCGATATCCTCTTCGAACGAAACGATACCGAACTGATGCCGGGCCGGTTCAGGGTCCGAGGGGATACGATCGACCTGATACCCGGTTATTTCAACAACATCATCCGTATCGAGATGTTCGGCGACGAGATCGAGCGGATATCCGAGGTGGACAAGAATACCGGGGATATCCTTGAACCTATGAAGTATTTCTTCGTCTATCCGGCCCGCCATTATGTCATCCCCGAGGAGGAGAAGGCCGCGGCGATCGAGGCGATAAAAGCGGAGCTTGAGGAGAGACTTCCTTTGCTCGGACCGCTGGAGGCACATCGTCTTAAGCAGAGGACTCTTTACGACATGGAGATGATCGAGGAGACGGGATCGTGCAAGGGTATAGAGAACTATTCGCGGCATTTTGACAGGCGGGCCGAGGGCGAGAAACCGTTCTGCCTGCTCGACTACTTCCCTGATGATTTCCTACTCGTCGTAGACGAGAGCCACCAGACGCTCCCGCAGGTCAGGGGGATGTACAACGGTGACCGGTCAAGAAAGATCCCGCTCGTCGATTACGGTTTCAGGCTTCCTTCGGCATTTGACAACCGCCCTCTCGTCTTTAATGAATTCGAGGAGTACATGAGGCACGTGATCTTCGTATCGGCGACGCCGGGTATATACGAGGAGGAACATTCGCTGAACGTCGTGGAGCAGATCATACGTCCTACAGGACTTGTGGACCCGCTTGTCGAGATCAGGCCGGTAAGAGGCCAGATGGCCGATGTGCTTGAAGAGATCCGGAAGACAACTGAGAAAGGCGACCGGGTGCTGATCACCACACTGACAAAGAAGCTCGCCGAAGAACTGACCGAATTCCTTGCATCGAAGAAGATAAAGACACGGTATCTTCATTCGGATATCAAGACCATAGAGAGGACCGAGATCATCAGGGAGCTCCGCCTGGGAAAGTTCGACGTGCTGGTCGGAATCAATCTGCTCAGGGAAGGTCTCGACATCCCGGAAGTAGGATTCATCGGAATACTCGATGCCGACAAGGAAGGCTTCCTTCGTGATTCGAGGAGCCTGATCCAGATCATCGGGCGTGCGGCAAGAAATGCCAACTCGTATGTCGTCCTGTATGCTGACAATATGACCGATTCGATTAAGAAGGCGGTATCCGAGACCGAGCGCCGCAGGAATATGCAGCTCGAGTTCAACAAAGCTCACGGGATTGTGCCTGTTACGATTAAGAAACCGGTGAGGGAGAAAGAGATTGACATAAAGGATATCAAACACATCCCGAAGGCCGAGATTCCGAACCTGATTATCGAGCTCGAGGCCGATATGGATGCGGCTGCCGAAGCGCTCGATTTCGAGAGAGCGATCGTGCTTAGGGACAGGATCAGGCAGCTAAGTGAAGAGGCGGAAGAAGGCGGCGGGAAGAAAAAAGGAAGGCGTTATTAA
- a CDS encoding DUF5591 domain-containing protein, with product MTEKEPEFVVDREGNRYEIFDPPFYRQEFEDAYRYIINEYDIPKREIGIFIPCAIRKPYSQSPSHKLFRSIINGVLPEDSYHITIFGTCGTVPAELELMYPFAHYHYMLGKTTDEKIRADFHRIEVRRLTGYLEKTRNNYKKRIAYCIGPFRKAMVEACEKTGTEMKILPSDPMIDKMYDIDCPFPEGSLSMQEYVDEFRRGLVEIRD from the coding sequence TTGACAGAAAAAGAACCGGAATTTGTTGTCGATCGCGAGGGTAACAGGTACGAGATCTTCGACCCCCCGTTCTACAGGCAGGAATTCGAGGATGCCTACCGCTATATAATCAACGAGTACGATATCCCGAAGAGGGAGATAGGGATATTCATTCCCTGTGCAATACGAAAACCATACAGCCAGAGCCCTTCGCACAAACTCTTCAGGAGCATAATAAACGGCGTTCTCCCGGAGGACAGCTACCATATCACGATATTCGGAACATGCGGGACGGTCCCAGCCGAACTCGAACTGATGTACCCGTTCGCCCACTATCATTACATGCTGGGCAAGACTACAGACGAAAAGATCCGGGCGGACTTCCACAGGATTGAAGTCAGAAGGCTCACAGGCTATCTCGAAAAGACTAGAAACAATTACAAAAAAAGGATCGCCTATTGCATCGGGCCGTTCAGGAAGGCGATGGTTGAGGCGTGCGAAAAGACAGGAACTGAGATGAAGATCCTCCCGTCGGACCCGATGATCGACAAAATGTACGACATAGACTGCCCATTCCCCGAAGGAAGCCTCTCGATGCAGGAATATGTCGACGAGTTCAGGAGAGGGCTCGTCGAAATCAGGGATTAA
- a CDS encoding FKBP-type peptidyl-prolyl cis-trans isomerase, producing the protein MTIVEKGDTVKVRFSSRTSEGIPFESPEEGETETVTIGEGKINPEFEDALTGMSPGEKKTVELPCEKAYGKCRKTLVLRLKRKKLDLAEEPEPGKYLKISLDGKQAGFVKVLKVAGSYIVVDANHPMAGEDMVYELEIVDIISKGDSD; encoded by the coding sequence ATGACTATTGTCGAAAAGGGAGATACTGTAAAAGTCCGTTTTTCAAGCAGAACCTCGGAAGGCATTCCGTTTGAATCCCCGGAAGAAGGAGAAACGGAGACTGTTACGATCGGTGAAGGAAAGATCAATCCCGAATTTGAGGATGCACTTACCGGCATGTCACCGGGTGAGAAAAAGACCGTAGAACTCCCTTGCGAAAAAGCCTACGGCAAATGCAGAAAAACCCTTGTCCTGCGATTGAAGAGAAAGAAACTCGATCTTGCCGAAGAACCGGAACCGGGAAAATACCTGAAGATCTCTCTTGACGGAAAACAGGCAGGTTTTGTGAAAGTCCTGAAGGTGGCCGGTTCATATATCGTGGTCGATGCGAATCACCCCATGGCGGGTGAAGATATGGTCTACGAACTGGAAATCGTTGATATAATCTCCAAAGGAGATTCAGATTGA
- the cutA gene encoding divalent-cation tolerance protein CutA, translating to MRPNVFPVKSSYIWEGECCCDNEDLLIIKTSTAKAEMLKNEILKIHSYDLPEIIIIPVTGGSDAYLEWLKRRVEGC from the coding sequence TTGCGGCCCAATGTATTCCCCGTAAAGTCGTCTTACATTTGGGAAGGAGAATGTTGCTGCGATAACGAGGATCTGCTGATAATCAAGACATCAACTGCTAAGGCCGAAATGCTGAAGAATGAGATATTGAAGATTCACTCCTACGATCTTCCTGAAATTATCATAATTCCGGTTACAGGAGGATCTGATGCCTACCTTGAATGGTTAAAAAGAAGAGTTGAAGGATGTTAG
- a CDS encoding FKBP-type peptidyl-prolyl cis-trans isomerase, with protein sequence MAKKITFLLVLSAALLLVLFSGCTDSTGNTNTNNNNVTEEFTFTVTPEATKEINTTSTGIVAEEGDTVSVQYIGTYNNGTVFDESQPGDPLVFTLGNKSMITGFEDAVYGMEIGETKSIHLTPDQAYGEYNPDYLINISRDMISNDTEIYEGDQIILKSADGSLFQVTVVEITNDTVVVDANSMMAGKELNFEITLEDIDKA encoded by the coding sequence ATGGCAAAAAAAATAACATTCCTGCTGGTCCTTTCTGCAGCACTGCTTCTGGTCTTATTCAGCGGATGCACGGACAGTACAGGGAATACAAACACAAATAACAATAACGTAACAGAGGAATTTACTTTCACTGTTACACCGGAAGCCACAAAGGAGATTAATACAACGAGCACAGGCATTGTCGCAGAAGAGGGCGACACCGTATCTGTGCAGTATATCGGAACATACAACAACGGTACTGTCTTCGACGAATCCCAACCCGGTGATCCGCTCGTCTTCACGCTCGGCAATAAATCCATGATTACCGGATTCGAGGATGCGGTTTACGGGATGGAGATCGGAGAGACAAAAAGCATCCACCTGACTCCCGATCAGGCATACGGGGAATATAACCCGGACTATTTAATCAATATCAGCAGGGATATGATCTCAAACGATACGGAGATCTACGAAGGCGATCAGATCATATTGAAGAGTGCTGACGGTTCATTGTTCCAGGTGACCGTTGTAGAGATCACAAACGATACAGTCGTTGTCGATGCTAATTCTATGATGGCCGGAAAAGAGCTGAACTTCGAGATCACTCTCGAAGATATCGACAAGGCCTAA
- a CDS encoding homoserine dehydrogenase: MKIAILGFGSVGRGIAQIVAERDTGLVITAVADSKSGCIDNNGIDPLELINRKEETGLCGEKGITAEYIIENAEYDALVEVTPTNAETAEPSLGYIRLALSRGRNVVTSNKGPIAKNYAELKDLADKNGVRLKYEATVCGAIPIIHTLQYSLAGNKVKRLYGIFNGTCNYILTRMADEKLTYKEALLEARELGYAEADPTYDVEGIDAAIKLVILANAIFGMNKKIEDVEITGINSLTSQALELAEEDELTIRLIGEINNEKGILKVSPRVIPKNHTLVVRDTLNAVTIDTDLAGEITLIGKGAGSIETASAIISDLLFISNCHDGSP, translated from the coding sequence ATGAAGATAGCGATACTCGGGTTCGGATCCGTAGGAAGAGGCATCGCACAGATCGTTGCAGAGAGGGATACCGGCCTTGTTATCACGGCAGTTGCAGACTCCAAAAGCGGCTGCATCGACAATAACGGAATCGATCCGCTCGAACTGATAAACAGGAAAGAAGAGACAGGACTCTGCGGGGAAAAAGGGATAACTGCTGAATATATTATTGAAAATGCCGAATACGATGCTCTCGTCGAGGTCACACCCACAAATGCGGAAACCGCCGAACCTTCGCTTGGGTATATCAGGCTCGCTCTCTCACGGGGCAGGAACGTAGTGACATCAAACAAAGGTCCAATCGCCAAAAATTACGCCGAACTAAAAGATCTTGCCGATAAGAACGGAGTCAGGCTCAAGTACGAGGCGACAGTCTGCGGCGCCATCCCGATCATTCATACGCTCCAGTACAGCCTTGCAGGAAATAAGGTAAAACGACTTTACGGGATATTCAACGGGACATGCAACTACATCCTTACGCGAATGGCGGACGAAAAACTAACCTACAAAGAAGCCCTTCTTGAAGCCCGCGAACTTGGGTACGCCGAGGCGGATCCGACATACGACGTGGAAGGAATCGACGCCGCAATAAAACTCGTCATCCTCGCAAATGCGATTTTCGGGATGAACAAAAAAATTGAAGATGTAGAGATAACGGGAATCAACTCCCTGACATCGCAGGCGCTCGAACTTGCAGAGGAAGACGAACTTACCATAAGGCTCATAGGCGAGATAAACAATGAAAAAGGCATTCTGAAAGTCTCGCCCCGTGTCATTCCCAAGAATCACACGCTTGTCGTCCGGGACACCCTGAATGCGGTAACCATCGATACCGATCTTGCTGGCGAGATCACTCTTATAGGGAAAGGCGCTGGCTCGATCGAAACCGCAAGCGCGATAATATCCGACCTTTTATTCATATCGAACTGCCATGACGGGAGTCCTTGA
- a CDS encoding amino acid-binding protein: MKLEIRDTPGQLVAALKPISDLGGNIKSVIHERDPFNDTGFLDVRILLEMPEGKIRTLTDSLKSQGVNILRINEERFLIRKSVILIGHLLHTDLSDTVDKIDSTGFAEVGELAMIMPSINEPTSAKMTIISENLGNLEEAMNILKDIAEDKKILVIEPLEEF; encoded by the coding sequence ATGAAACTTGAAATACGGGATACGCCGGGCCAGCTCGTCGCCGCATTAAAACCGATATCCGACCTCGGCGGCAATATAAAATCCGTAATTCACGAAAGGGACCCCTTCAACGACACGGGCTTTCTCGATGTAAGAATCCTTCTTGAGATGCCGGAAGGAAAGATCAGGACGCTGACCGATTCCCTGAAAAGCCAGGGCGTCAATATTCTCAGGATAAACGAGGAAAGGTTCCTGATTAGAAAATCGGTCATCCTCATAGGCCATCTCCTGCATACAGACCTTAGCGACACCGTCGATAAGATCGACAGCACGGGATTTGCCGAAGTGGGAGAACTCGCCATGATTATGCCCTCGATAAACGAACCTACCTCCGCCAAGATGACGATAATATCCGAAAATCTGGGGAACCTTGAAGAGGCGATGAATATACTGAAAGATATCGCAGAAGATAAGAAGATCCTGGTCATAGAACCGCTGGAGGAGTTTTAA
- a CDS encoding NAD(+)/NADH kinase, with the protein MIIGIASRPDDKRTLEYAKDLAVFIEGRGHEIILEESTAEKTGLGEGKPVEDIHADMIIVIGGDGTVLRTVRQMKTQIPILGINMGHVGFLSEIEPEEAKEVFEKIEKGKYTIEKRMRLALKVDGEYIGEALNEAVIVTSRPAKIIELTINIDYIPAERFRADGVLISTPTGSTGYAMSAGGPIVDPWIESFLIVPIAAYYLSSRPHVVSSRRRISVELDSSKPADLVIDGIYVTELYNGNVLSVEMSKEPALFVNAGRNFFAKVDKKLKRL; encoded by the coding sequence ATGATAATAGGTATTGCTTCCAGGCCGGACGATAAGAGAACACTGGAATATGCAAAAGACCTTGCCGTATTCATAGAAGGCAGGGGACATGAGATTATCCTTGAAGAAAGCACGGCCGAGAAAACCGGACTGGGTGAAGGAAAACCTGTCGAGGATATCCATGCCGATATGATAATCGTTATCGGCGGGGACGGGACCGTACTCAGGACTGTCAGGCAGATGAAGACGCAGATCCCCATACTGGGGATAAATATGGGCCATGTCGGATTTTTATCTGAGATCGAACCGGAGGAAGCAAAAGAAGTCTTTGAAAAGATCGAGAAAGGCAAATATACGATAGAGAAAAGAATGCGCCTCGCCCTGAAGGTTGACGGAGAATATATAGGAGAGGCCCTGAACGAGGCGGTAATCGTTACATCCCGGCCGGCGAAAATTATCGAACTTACGATTAATATCGATTATATCCCTGCCGAGAGATTCAGGGCAGACGGAGTCCTCATAAGCACCCCCACAGGATCGACAGGATATGCAATGAGTGCGGGCGGCCCGATTGTAGATCCATGGATCGAAAGTTTCCTTATCGTCCCTATAGCAGCGTATTACCTTTCATCCCGGCCCCATGTCGTATCGAGCAGAAGACGTATCAGTGTCGAACTCGACAGCAGCAAACCGGCGGACCTCGTTATAGACGGAATATACGTTACCGAACTCTACAACGGGAATGTTCTTTCGGTAGAGATGTCGAAGGAGCCCGCCCTTTTCGTCAATGCAGGGAGAAACTTCTTCGCGAAGGTTGACAAGAAACTCAAGAGGCTTTGA